GTATTCTGAAAgcgtaaatatttaatttctcatAATTGAGTGACTCGCGGTGACATGACACTAAGCTaggatatttataaatttaaaatttagggTTTGATCTCTGCTACAGACACATTATAGATCGCCTATTGTGCAACTTTGCGCTAAAGCAAAGAAACGTAATGTGTTAAATGAAATTTTCGTATCGTAAACATGTCGCAGTGAGTGTTACTTTTTATACCTATCACATCTATTGCGATAAGTacaatgtataaaacaagtagtttaaAAGGGCCCTGAGTAAGATGAAATGTTATCAGTATTTtggttaaataaatatcaacatcagaaacaaaaatttaatcaCTTCATATTTTATGAGAAACCTTTgcgtaataatttaaattttatcagaAAACCTTTTCGGCTAGTTTTTCGAAATACTGGAGAAATAAAGTACAAACTACATAAATTGTCAAGCATGCCTGGTCTTGCTTGCTTATCAGTAAGAAAGAAGATCAAACCATGTTAATTCCAAAATGAAGGCGATTTAAGAGCACAGTGATTACATGTTTGTTTCACGTAAAGTTGTGGCGTTAATCTCGACTCAGCAAGCAGACCATAGAACTTGTTTAACAATCGCTCTAGCACTGTGACAAAACTATGTTATGTCTCGACAACTTTCAGAAATCGATTTAATATTTTTGCTGAGTTGGTGGTTTTCGAATTAATCTAAGATAGGTCACGAAACTTTTCTTTTAGTTTCTAATTGTCCTACTGGTAGTTGGTGCACatgatttatattataaattttataagcaGACGTAAACTCAAGATGTAAGtgattattttcaaaatagtttttgattgaataaacagaatattacacATAAAACAAGAGCAATGTGTcagcaaaataacatttttaagtgTAATCGTTTTAGTTATGTTTACGATTTATAACTTTCGAAGTCGTATACAGTAATTGAAATTACGTATTcctgaaataaaagtaaatatacagcTATATTATTATTTAGGCATAATTAGCTTTAGTTTCTGATTTTCTCAAAATGTTTACGTCAGATTATAAGCATAAATACAAAAGTTAAGACTAGTATAGTGCTTAAGCGTTCACTCTTTGTTAGATGTAATGAGTTCAGTAAGAAGGTTTCATTTAGGAACTTGTGACTGGCATGTAATTTTTATGTGCAATTTTTATGCAGAGTTTGTAGGTTGGGGAAAATGTTGGGGCTATTCTAATCAAAGAAGaggcaatagataaagagaaggGTAGAATGTGGGAAAATGGTAGCAGGATTTCAGGAGGAGCTTGAGAAGTTACGTGCAAGGAATACATCAGCTAACAATGATATTCacaaagtatgtgtgtgtgtgtgatttcttatagcaaagccacattgggctatctgctggatCCATCGAGGGGAATTAAGAAAGTTGGAAAGaacacaatcagaaaaataagtAGTAGATTTAATTATAACGAACCTATTCTGTTCAGCAACAAAATTCAGCCTTTGGCTTCTGCTGATAAAgaactgaagaaaagaaaaataaaagggtCAGATAAGGACGTAGATGATAAGGAGGTTATAAGTAATTCCTTGTTAAGTCATGTTAATAGAATAATCTATGAGGTAAATAGGAAGAGAAGAATAATTTATGCTACCCATGGTCACAGGTGGAGGATATGAATAACAAAGCGGAGATATACTAAAAACGGCTAAAAGAGATGCAGTTTTTGTGGGGTGTGTAGATGCTAATAATGTAGGGAAATATATGTAAGaggaaaaaataaagtacataaggttgatatatacatttaaaaataaaggacACAATTTAATCTTGTCAGGGATATTGCCCAGAATTAACTGTGAGGATGaaggtcactagggctaaatgtTAAGCTGAGGTTTCTATGCAAGAATGAATAAAGAGGCTCGTTGGACTTGTGGAATCAGATCAGAGGAAGAAAAAAGCTTTTTTAATTTGCATTTCAATAGAGTAAGGGTTGGCTGGTTTGCTAAGGCCATTAACTAAGCTCTAAtggaagttttaatttaggaCTAGACAGTGCTAATTGCAAATagaatacagttacgacagaaagtgttcgtacccctgcgtcgtgagtagttttttctcgtaacttaaaaagtatcacgattaggataatgaaagtaaagtatattataaatattatactaacacacatctacgtaaatttttgtataaattgaacgacaaataaactgtttataaacaaataaccagacataggaggggcagaaagtgttcgtgcgtctactttaatggtcagttgtgtagcctttcaggtgaattacttggcgcaatctatCCTTATAGCTCTCCATGATCGTTTAACAGTGcgcgactggtattttcttccattcttctttatagAAGGCCCCTAACTCTaacaagtttttcggatgacgctttGAGCCCTGggcttcaactcatgccaaacgttttcaattgggttgagatcgggtgactgcgatggccactccagaacgcttacatggtttctctgcaaccaggattgcacataatCCGATGTGTGCTTATGGttattgtcgtgctggaagatccaatgacgcccaagccgcaagtttcgagcatcattcttgatataagtgcctaatatatcaacgtactcttcttttttcatgattccttgACGGGGTGAAGGCTGtttacaccagaagagctgaaggaacttCATAGCATGAtggagccacctccgtgtttaactgtagggacggtgttctttggaagatttcgttctcccttcttacggaaaatatggCGAACATCGTTGTGGCCGAAAAGCTAGATTTTAGTTTCGTCTgatcaaagaatactcttccaataggtaaagggtttatctacatgctttcttgcatacctcaatcgtgcttctaaatgaacaggctttaaatatggagttttacgAGGACGGCAtactttgaacccagaagagcgtaacatattcgtaactgtagaggtgcttactttaaCCCCAGTTTCCCAtaccagttttgtttgttattacgtgttaaacgaaGGTTCCTAATAACTTCTCTCAGAACCTTCcttttggttctctctggaattttggtgaagcgtccggaacgagggaggttagcagttgatcctgtaagcttaaacttggcaattatgctttgaacagtatatttcggcacattaagctgtgtagcaataccggaaagagacacacgaaacttgtattttacaataattcggttttttaaatcactggatagttatttcctgttcgccatgatgacgaagcagataatgacggagacgatGCTAAATTACCAGAAGTAAATGTTTTGCtgactaaattccaataattatgaatccagtgtctagttctggaatggtataatgtagtttattcgccaaactaaacaaaatttttacgggaatattagtttttcacacgttctgaactgtacgaacactttctgcttctcctattttttggttatttgtttataaacagtttatttgtcgtttaatttacataaaatttatgtagatgtgtgttagtataatatttataatacaccatACTTCTCTTAGCTTACTTATGATACtctttaagttatgagcaaaaaaagtactcgggacgcaggtgtacgaacactttatGTCGTAACTGTAAGAGGCAGAGAAAcgtttagcataggaaatgagtATAGAATTAGTTATATGGATAGACTGAACTGTTGTTATTGTAATGCTTGAagcataagaaatgaaatagATGACTTTAGAGCACTGGTGTGAAAGGAAAGATTTCATGTGatcaaaataactgaaacatggttaaacaacGATGATTTTGATGAAtgaagtttctttaaaatgtaaGGTTACAGGCTATTCAATAGGGATAAAATATTAAAGAGGGGGGAGGGtcgctttatatgtaaaatatgagttaCTATCTGTTGAAGTttaggatattaaagataatagcaaggagaCTGAATCAATTGAGGtttctatttattaatagaaAGGGAAAAGGCGTTTAGTGAGAATGTGTTATAAACTGCCAGATGATACCGATGAAAGTTTTGATAAATTTACTAATGCTATTACGATTTTAGCCGTTAATGGAGTCATAATTATGGATAATTTTAGTTTCGGGTATATAGATTAGAAAATTAATGACTGAGAAAggattttggaaactgttcagggTGGCTTGAACTAGAAATttactagaaacaatgctattttagacttattgttaactttaaatataaaaatgatatagaGGGTGGAAATTGGAGAACAtatgggtgcaagtgatcattgctgtgtTCGATGTTTAGCTGCACATGGatataaggaataatgatatttttgttacagATTTCAAGAAAAATGAATTTTGATAGGATGCAACAATAATTATCAGTTGCGAATTGGAAGCTGAGTTATTTTGAGATACtgatgtaaaaatgtttaaagataattttgttcagTATTCAAAGTAAACATATCCCTTATAGAAAGAAAGGGGTAACTGCAAGTAAAAACCAGGTTAGCTCACAAACAGtttaaagcagtggttcccaaactttttcagcttgttacccaatttaacatgccacattaagcatgttacccctttcacaaaatgttttcaacattgatatatatggctaaattaaactagagatatattgcactttatttatttacaatttatttatataatttatttacactgaattacacttttaattattgtatttgatcattgtgcatttctaatgaatattgccaaagatgtcaagaacatcagtgggatggatgaagttgcatacttgaagctagtttaggaattcttggctttgtggttgaaagtgccagcctcgcatcgtttgcaacattcaagcgagtcctcttttttgttttcatccccaGCACGGTTGAAAACCTCTTCTCGCACAGATACGTTGTTGAGAATGATACCAACAACTTCAAGGCTCTCTTGGACAGAGTTGGCGAGTCAGCTAGTTGTGAAATCCAAAAGGAATCtgcattttggttttggaatttgactttcaaggcttcatttgctcgcattgtgatccactcctcctttgcagggaaatcatcatcatgaatggcctcatcaggtacagaaaagggatgaatgatccactgaagactggctgtttttaggtcactctctggaaagtagtgatgcatgcttgtttcaagccccttcaaatggtcgctcatctctttgttgatggtctgtaaaagtgatccagtaTTAAAgctattctcctcaacaaactggtCTAGGGTGGAAAACTGAGCGATCACTCCTTTCTCCAAGCGTCGAATCCAGAGTCTCAGTTTTCCCAGAAATGCAGTCACAGTGTGATGGGCATCAATGACAGTCGTATTTTGGCCCTGGAGTTGCAGATTATCACTGTTCAGCTCTGCAAATATGTCAGCCAAGTAACAAAGTCGAGCAAGCCactccttatcagtgaacttggtagcaaaaggagattcttcttgtttcagaaattcctgaagagccgttcggagctcaatgactcgacgtacaaccttgcctcgtgacaaccagcgaacatcggtgtggtagagcagaacttgatactgctctcccatttccttgcacagctccctgaatatgcgcgaattcacatccctggacttgatgaaattgacgattttcaatacatcttcaaacactaatttcagattagcaggcaggctttttgatccaagagagtaccgatgaatgatgcaatgatctacagaaatttctggattcacagcttgtatgaggccccgtaatccacgattacgacccatcatcgacggtgctccatcgacggagacctagattaaaaaagaaaaactattatagattgcgtcagttagtcattcttacttatcttttgcgttataattatatggttttaatttaatttaatttattttggtactttagtatttcagtacgacaggcacgatacttttttgtgaattatgtataaaatattagctacactacagctacttgtacaataaataaaactatatgactatatgccatgtaattcattgtatttatactaatctagactttatataaacatctctccctacctgttgaacgctgttccaatccaatccattcgtggtaaagaaactgttgatgatattgaagatatcttctcccttcgtggttgtcagcagatcttcgcataataggaactcttctttgatcttgtcctGGTGGACGTAACGAACGAACCCAAGGAGAACAGCACAACTGGCTACGTCACACGATTCATCAAAATGCAAGGAGAATTTGCTATATGAGCTTTCCTTGATCTCTGTTGTAACTTGGGACAGAATACCTGATGTCATGTCATCGACTCGTCGgcggattgtgttgtttgatagagaTATGACACTCAGTTTCTTCATTTGATCCTCCCCACATACCTTGCTTACCATCTCGTATGCACAAGGCATAATCAGATTCTCTGCAATGGTGTGGCATTTTTGTTGTTCggcaactttatatgcaacaaagtaagatgcttcgaccgcagcttgaagcttttgggcatgaattccagatgaaccgaactggatattcttcagtgctacagcccggcgctgaaaataagcctaatcctcattttgaagatttggatggcacttctggaggtgagctgagagttttgatggcttgaggctttcatttgtcaacactttgtgacatactacacattgtggccgatcctctccaccagaaggtaaattcacaaagccatagcaaagaaaggcgtcagagtaggtgcgctttttagacattttattgtttaatctgcagaaaaggaaaaagaaaaactgaataaaaaagtgtgaacaatgtgaacgtattatttattttttcatgggactctagatagcattaaaagagcttattcagcataggaatgatgtaatagtaggtaaatactaactatactgcaCAGGGCAGTACACATACATACCAGGTTTTGTCTACCTCGGCTGATGCTCACATAGAAACTGACAGTGTGAAATAGAGGCAACCTCAGGCAGTGAGTGACGCGTACTGGACACGTCGATGAGTCATCAGGGTTACTGAGTGACTTGTGTTCTGAAGCATACTTGTCAAAATCCTTTTAAGTtaccacacacttagatacatatgtttttcttttctactactgtatattagtttttgatgtttattgttatttggtttaacgttattacatacttaaaataggtttaatttacaactttacatactaagactaagttaacattaatcctaataccagctacatcaatgttttcttgattttcagaattttaactttttttctgtcacccctccattacccccgataaattgttaaattaccaCCAGGGGGTAATTTACccccagtttgggaaccactgatttaaAGAAAAgcgtaaaatatttagaaatttaaatttcCTGGTATGACaagagatttagaagattatagaatatCCTTAATGTGGCAGTGTacggctagagggaaagcagctagtcatcaccacccaccgtcaactcttggactactcttttaccagccagtagtgggattgactgtcacctaATAACGtctacatggctgaaagggcgatcatgtttggtgtgacagggattctaacccttcctcacagattgcgagtcgaaaaCCCCCTTTCTcaacctgaccataccgggcaaacaggaaattaggacatcaaatatatatatatacatacgcgtgtgtgtgtgtacgtgttttcataaaataaaaagttgaagGTTGACGCGAGACTTACTGTTAcgagagaaagaaagaaacttatttatatgtatatttaagttAATCTGAGCCATTGAATCTATGATTTTCTCTACAGAACTTATACCTGATATGCTAATGAAAATATGtatggaagttttatgacaatttgaATCTGTCTGAAGTGTGACTAAAAGAGTCTGAAGAGAATGAGATTTATAGGTCTACTTTATACAATTTTGTATGAAAAGAAATTAGAATGCGCCTTTTATATACCTTAAGTGACACTTGAAAAACAAGGTTTCTCTCACTGATTTATAGTCGTTTTCTCCTGAcatctaaattttattttcaatatttaatgttttcatactgttgttattaattctgaatttaataaatatggtATACGAATTTAATTTGTTCAACCGTTTCTAATGTAAGTGAAAAGAACTCAAACTACAAAGCTATTTTATATCTGAAAATTTACTTCATTTAGTAAGAAATGTTATCAACCAGAGCGTAACacgaaataatagtttattaatcTTACGTTTAAAGCCAGatacaagaacaaaaaaattaattggtTAACTTTCTTGAAAGcgaaagtttgaaaacaaactcTATGACTACTTCTCTCAAGATGTAAAACTAATCGTTCTTTTTTTGGCAGAAGACGTAACTTTGAAAAATTATTGACtccataattaaaaacaaattgaaactaGAATTTTCTTTTAATCGAGTATAGGTGAATGTTATTTAGTAACTGCATATGTTTGTATACATGAAACAAAGTAATTAGAGTCACCAAATTATGACCATATTTTTGTAGCTAGACAAATTGTATTTCCCAAACTACTGaccaaaatgaaatttatttttttcaaatattaccaCGTCATAGTATGTTAAAGCTGTGAACATGGAACTACTACGAAATGGCTGCCTAACATGTCACGCTTTCTACTTAAG
Above is a genomic segment from Tachypleus tridentatus isolate NWPU-2018 chromosome 11, ASM421037v1, whole genome shotgun sequence containing:
- the LOC143232215 gene encoding protein FAM200C-like translates to MPCAYEMVSKVCGEDQMKKLSVISLSNNTIRRRVDDMTSGILSQVTTEIKESSYSKFSLHFDESCDVASCAVLLGFVRYVHQDKIKEEFLLCEDLLTTTKGEDIFNIINSFFTTNGLDWNSVQQVSVDGAPSMMGRNRGLRGLIQAVNPEISVDHCIIHRYSLGSKSLPANLKLVFEDVLKIVNFIKSRDVNSRIFRELCKEMGEQYQVLLYHTDVRWLSRGKVVRRVIELRTALQEFLKQEESPFATKFTDKEWLARLCYLADIFAELNSDNLQLQGQNTTVIDAHHTVTAFLGKLRLWIRRLEKGVIAQFSTLDQFVEENSFNTGSLLQTINKEMSDHLKGLETSMHHYFPESDLKTASLQWIIHPFSVPDEAIHDDDFPAKEEWITMRANEALKVKFQNQNADSFWISQLADSPTLSKRALKLLVSFSTTYLCEKRFSTVLGMKTKKRTRLNVANDARLALSTTKPRIPKLASSMQLHPSH